The proteins below are encoded in one region of bacterium:
- a CDS encoding right-handed parallel beta-helix repeat-containing protein: MRNVRTLGAFSARMSWPALGLTILITLALCGSLWASASANPPLRASDEPRPGTNPAAAVRAVRHTLDAVDRYVPLGSGTPDYASIQAAIAASGPGDVIHIAAGSYYEDILIDRSVTLDGAGQGLTVIYPAGSDVGICPDATHPTLGNTQVMVVNAHDVVISNLAIDGDSPANGVGLDARNGIIEGNGPWNNLTVHDVTVTNIWLRAIYARSGGSGFNIHHCTVSNVTGCNQSIAIFNFGGAGIIANNTVSNVNDAIVSNWSRGTQFLNNTVTQSAGYGIHSDNNGGYGGSPDLIQGNNVSNPLPGGWGIMIFFPYLNAVATNNSVTGAVVDLFAWGTSGGTAIFTDNTVSGAGASGDIGLYATTGWPTIWVANVNAQFSGNTVSGCDYGFFAESYPGYTATITTDVTPGGSVADVVVSGLGTLAQTGLAAATVEVDAPGFIQQGIGLATVGGTVHVMAGLYAEDILVNKAVTVSGAGIDVSTIRGLKTGANSATVRMAAVGSVIEGFTITRDGNNVTDWAANVKSAGVAIQSTGGATVRNNKLTGNRTAIDINNAGNVQVLNNVIDFNRTGIVFRNPSLNTTVEQNQITNNWTVGIVWLGDGGLGENTTGTRYFNNNISGNWYGQIENRSTGTFLKDFSGNWLGTSAPTTTSANGGEPGYTSQIPLEFGGSASNPGGAITVKGVGLAYMDYTPWLNSGTDTDLLAAGFQGDFSNLWVSAASAQSGATGRIREGIDLTSGSVVNVAAGIYNEAVVVNKSVTLLGAQAGILARTRSGAESIVDPNSTAAHGFAVHAGQVTIDGFTITNSAAYTSGERYGVVAIEKIGGGQFSNVAVRNNVISHQFKAVDFNNSDNFEISGNWLHGENAAYNYGCLWVDDYGTSCNTGLITNNDLDGYSSVVEIQGDLTHPVSNVTISNNRSTHGQYVLFGLQNSSITGNSVLNVTTGTHVYVGGGCTNVTVTDNHFDTGSANGMSFNDQFGAGTNSDFVIHNNSFTGHTGAGFYEMKVNTPGYTGVVNAECNWWGTLNSATIASKIFNPAQVDYENWNDASLTACIYNDANTYDFTLSFDDPYVGCTGGASCTDAVLRVAFDRAQYIGGHLIISLPAGIVANWTGNQYQTMPSSNRSTNLNFINAAGGGTGTITLDVSWQPPYSTGTPGQYIALLPVRNNGATDGAYNVTVSGTDFWDAAGHHTSGFDFSLPSLTVDCTAPVGTALTGGAGEGTCAGYNDAAAFTNALSAVVGASISSLSSAVISLNGGAHTYNVPLADGAWPLTADAATVWGHMTEGCNTFALTVTDATCNSTTTADVSVIKDTQAPVFTPPVYFTQAAPCYNKIADDPNNGAARLNTELNMTVDAPAACQTGGFTLTFTMGANSLVPISGAAITGYPDATQAANLWTFILANVAPDYSGSVTVNWSLKDCLGNETAGSFAFCVDFAPPANSFTTFDARPTSDGVWLKWAWGTTDAVEAKIFRKGEGDYPVYAGAFWRTDVNDSHYAKNFATDLAGWTLVATLTGGVNSTDFGTPAQHAPGHPDYWKDAVTARDIYRYVTFVKDATGNWSQVASYTIGANADRSTNYWLGDFSPDPASAGIVNGSDLSELSMYYFQTVSAASQHVNIGPENHENGMGKGIPSPDGVIDFNDLVPFSFNFGVVASGGYLVTPPPAKPFASLSAMPVVNLARTSDGEITANSTFTVAVSLTGNDHSVKAVESIVKFDPQVLELVSVTPASFDAADGLPWTTARAVTGQPGKVVVAAAAMGQTATIAGEASLAVIEFRWKSTRVAMANISLESVKISDAGGVAITGSGSTLGIGAQGILPTAYALFQNYPNPFNPTTTIAFDLKDNGFVRLNVYNLLGQSVATLVNTSMEAGHHTVSFDASGLSSGLYIYKIEVNGYSALHKMLLTR, from the coding sequence ATGAGGAACGTTCGGACTTTGGGCGCGTTCTCTGCGCGCATGAGTTGGCCCGCACTGGGGCTGACGATTCTGATCACTCTGGCTCTCTGCGGCTCCCTGTGGGCGTCCGCCAGCGCCAATCCGCCGCTGCGCGCATCCGATGAGCCCCGGCCGGGAACCAATCCCGCCGCGGCCGTGCGCGCGGTTCGGCATACGCTGGATGCGGTGGATCGCTATGTCCCGCTGGGAAGTGGCACCCCCGACTACGCTTCGATTCAGGCCGCCATCGCCGCATCGGGACCGGGCGACGTCATTCACATCGCCGCCGGTTCCTACTATGAAGATATTCTGATTGACCGATCCGTCACCCTCGACGGCGCAGGCCAGGGCCTGACCGTGATCTATCCGGCCGGCTCCGATGTCGGCATCTGCCCCGATGCCACTCACCCCACCCTCGGCAACACTCAGGTGATGGTGGTGAACGCCCATGACGTGGTGATAAGCAATCTCGCGATTGACGGCGACAGCCCGGCAAATGGCGTCGGCCTCGATGCCCGTAACGGCATCATCGAAGGCAACGGTCCCTGGAACAACCTGACCGTTCACGATGTAACCGTCACCAACATCTGGCTGCGCGCCATCTATGCGCGCAGCGGTGGTTCGGGATTCAATATCCATCATTGCACGGTGTCCAATGTGACCGGCTGCAACCAGTCCATCGCTATTTTTAACTTTGGCGGCGCGGGCATCATTGCCAACAACACCGTGAGCAATGTGAACGACGCCATTGTCAGCAACTGGTCGCGCGGAACTCAGTTCCTGAACAACACCGTCACGCAGAGCGCGGGCTATGGCATCCACTCCGATAACAATGGCGGCTACGGCGGCTCCCCCGATCTGATTCAGGGCAACAACGTCTCCAACCCGCTTCCCGGCGGTTGGGGCATCATGATCTTCTTCCCCTACCTCAATGCCGTCGCCACCAACAACTCGGTGACCGGCGCGGTCGTGGACCTCTTTGCCTGGGGCACCTCGGGCGGCACGGCCATCTTCACCGACAATACCGTCAGCGGAGCTGGCGCCTCGGGTGACATCGGCCTTTATGCCACCACCGGCTGGCCCACAATCTGGGTGGCCAACGTCAACGCTCAGTTCTCCGGCAACACCGTTTCCGGTTGTGACTACGGCTTCTTTGCCGAATCTTATCCCGGTTACACCGCCACCATCACCACGGACGTCACTCCTGGCGGCAGCGTCGCGGATGTGGTCGTTTCCGGTCTCGGCACGCTTGCCCAAACCGGGCTCGCGGCTGCAACCGTGGAAGTGGATGCCCCCGGTTTTATCCAGCAGGGCATCGGTTTGGCCACCGTGGGCGGCACCGTCCATGTCATGGCCGGGCTCTATGCCGAAGATATCCTCGTGAACAAGGCTGTCACCGTTTCCGGTGCCGGGATCGATGTCTCGACCATTCGCGGCCTTAAAACCGGCGCCAACTCCGCCACGGTCCGCATGGCCGCGGTCGGTTCGGTGATCGAAGGCTTCACCATCACTCGTGATGGCAACAATGTCACGGACTGGGCCGCCAACGTCAAGAGCGCGGGCGTGGCGATTCAGAGCACCGGTGGCGCAACCGTGCGCAACAACAAGCTTACCGGCAACCGGACGGCAATTGACATTAATAATGCCGGCAACGTTCAGGTTCTGAACAACGTGATCGATTTCAACCGGACAGGTATAGTCTTCCGTAATCCGAGTTTGAACACCACGGTCGAGCAGAACCAGATCACGAACAACTGGACGGTGGGTATCGTCTGGCTTGGTGACGGCGGCTTGGGCGAAAACACCACGGGCACCCGCTACTTCAACAACAATATCTCCGGCAACTGGTACGGTCAGATTGAAAACCGCAGTACCGGAACGTTCCTCAAAGACTTCTCCGGCAACTGGCTTGGCACGAGCGCCCCGACGACCACGAGCGCCAACGGCGGAGAGCCCGGCTACACGTCGCAGATTCCTCTGGAGTTCGGCGGATCGGCGAGCAACCCCGGCGGCGCAATCACCGTCAAGGGCGTTGGTCTTGCCTATATGGACTACACTCCGTGGCTGAACAGCGGTACGGATACCGATCTTCTGGCCGCAGGTTTTCAGGGTGACTTCTCCAACCTGTGGGTCTCCGCCGCCAGTGCGCAGAGCGGCGCGACGGGCCGCATTCGGGAAGGCATTGACCTGACCTCCGGCAGCGTCGTCAACGTAGCCGCCGGTATCTACAATGAGGCCGTCGTCGTCAACAAATCGGTGACCCTCCTTGGCGCCCAGGCGGGCATTCTTGCCCGGACCCGCTCCGGCGCAGAGTCGATTGTAGATCCCAACAGCACCGCGGCGCATGGGTTTGCCGTGCACGCCGGCCAGGTGACCATCGATGGCTTTACCATCACTAATTCCGCTGCGTACACGTCCGGCGAACGCTACGGTGTTGTGGCTATCGAGAAGATCGGCGGCGGCCAGTTCTCCAACGTGGCCGTACGCAACAACGTCATCAGCCACCAGTTCAAGGCGGTTGACTTCAACAACTCGGACAATTTCGAAATCAGCGGCAACTGGCTGCACGGTGAAAACGCCGCTTATAACTACGGCTGCCTGTGGGTGGACGATTACGGCACATCCTGCAACACGGGTCTGATCACCAACAATGATCTCGACGGTTACAGCAGCGTGGTAGAGATTCAGGGCGACCTGACTCACCCTGTCAGCAACGTCACGATTTCCAACAACCGCTCGACACACGGCCAGTATGTCCTCTTCGGCCTGCAAAACTCGTCGATCACTGGCAACTCCGTGTTGAATGTGACCACGGGTACGCATGTCTACGTCGGCGGCGGCTGCACGAACGTGACCGTAACGGATAACCATTTCGACACCGGAAGTGCGAACGGCATGAGCTTTAACGACCAGTTCGGCGCCGGCACGAATTCGGATTTCGTTATTCACAACAACAGCTTCACGGGCCACACGGGCGCCGGATTCTATGAGATGAAGGTCAACACCCCGGGCTACACCGGCGTGGTGAATGCCGAATGCAACTGGTGGGGCACGCTCAACAGCGCCACCATCGCGTCCAAAATCTTCAACCCCGCTCAGGTGGACTACGAGAATTGGAATGATGCCAGCCTGACGGCCTGCATCTACAACGACGCCAACACCTACGACTTCACGCTTTCCTTTGACGATCCGTACGTAGGCTGCACTGGCGGCGCAAGCTGCACCGATGCCGTGCTGCGTGTCGCCTTTGACCGGGCTCAGTATATTGGCGGCCATCTGATCATCTCGCTGCCTGCGGGGATCGTGGCCAACTGGACAGGCAATCAATATCAGACCATGCCGTCCAGCAACCGTTCCACCAACTTGAACTTCATTAACGCCGCCGGCGGCGGAACGGGCACCATTACGCTCGACGTCTCCTGGCAGCCGCCCTACAGCACGGGGACGCCGGGACAATACATCGCCCTGCTGCCGGTTCGGAACAATGGCGCGACGGATGGCGCCTACAATGTGACCGTCTCCGGCACCGATTTCTGGGATGCCGCCGGCCATCACACGTCTGGATTTGACTTCTCGCTGCCGAGCCTCACCGTGGATTGCACGGCTCCCGTGGGAACCGCGTTAACGGGTGGCGCGGGCGAAGGCACATGCGCGGGCTATAATGACGCCGCGGCTTTCACCAACGCCTTAAGTGCCGTGGTTGGCGCCAGCATCAGCTCTCTTTCGAGCGCTGTGATTTCCCTTAACGGCGGCGCGCATACGTACAACGTCCCGCTGGCCGACGGCGCGTGGCCGCTGACGGCGGATGCCGCTACGGTGTGGGGCCACATGACGGAAGGCTGCAACACATTTGCCCTGACCGTTACCGATGCCACCTGCAACTCCACCACGACCGCCGACGTGTCGGTGATCAAGGACACGCAGGCGCCCGTCTTCACCCCGCCGGTGTACTTCACACAGGCCGCTCCCTGCTACAACAAGATCGCGGATGATCCGAACAACGGCGCCGCGCGTTTGAACACCGAGCTGAACATGACCGTCGATGCTCCGGCGGCGTGCCAGACCGGCGGCTTCACGCTGACCTTCACTATGGGGGCCAACAGCTTGGTTCCGATTTCGGGCGCGGCCATCACCGGCTACCCCGATGCCACTCAGGCCGCGAATCTCTGGACCTTCATCCTTGCCAACGTTGCCCCGGACTATTCCGGCAGCGTGACTGTCAACTGGTCGTTGAAGGATTGCCTCGGCAATGAGACCGCCGGTTCCTTTGCGTTCTGCGTCGACTTCGCGCCCCCGGCCAACTCCTTCACCACGTTCGATGCCCGTCCCACCAGCGACGGCGTGTGGTTAAAGTGGGCATGGGGCACCACCGACGCCGTGGAAGCCAAAATCTTCCGCAAAGGCGAGGGTGACTACCCCGTTTACGCGGGTGCATTCTGGCGCACGGATGTTAATGACAGCCACTATGCCAAGAACTTCGCCACGGATCTTGCCGGCTGGACTCTGGTAGCCACCTTGACCGGCGGTGTGAACTCCACCGACTTCGGAACTCCGGCCCAGCATGCGCCGGGACATCCGGACTATTGGAAGGACGCCGTCACCGCGCGTGACATCTACCGCTACGTGACGTTCGTGAAGGACGCAACCGGAAACTGGTCGCAGGTGGCGAGCTACACCATCGGCGCCAACGCTGACCGCTCCACTAACTACTGGCTGGGCGACTTCTCGCCGGATCCTGCTTCGGCTGGAATCGTCAACGGTTCGGACCTCTCCGAACTCTCCATGTACTACTTCCAGACGGTCAGTGCCGCATCCCAGCATGTGAACATCGGCCCGGAAAATCACGAGAACGGCATGGGCAAGGGCATTCCGTCGCCCGACGGCGTCATTGACTTCAATGACCTGGTGCCCTTCAGCTTCAATTTCGGCGTCGTTGCGAGCGGTGGCTACCTTGTCACTCCGCCGCCGGCCAAGCCGTTTGCAAGCCTCTCCGCCATGCCTGTCGTTAACCTCGCCCGCACATCCGATGGTGAAATCACCGCCAACAGCACCTTCACGGTTGCGGTGTCGCTGACCGGCAATGACCACTCGGTCAAGGCCGTCGAATCCATCGTGAAGTTCGATCCGCAGGTTCTGGAACTCGTCTCCGTGACGCCCGCGAGCTTTGATGCCGCGGATGGTCTGCCGTGGACGACGGCCAGGGCCGTTACAGGTCAGCCCGGCAAGGTGGTTGTCGCCGCCGCTGCCATGGGGCAGACTGCGACCATCGCCGGCGAAGCATCGCTGGCCGTGATCGAATTCCGCTGGAAATCCACTCGCGTTGCGATGGCGAACATCAGCCTCGAGTCCGTGAAGATCTCCGACGCCGGCGGCGTCGCGATTACCGGCAGTGGCTCAACGCTCGGTATCGGCGCGCAGGGCATTCTGCCGACCGCTTACGCTCTGTTCCAGAACTACCCGAATCCGTTCAACCCGACCACCACCATCGCCTTCGATCTGAAGGACAATGGCTTCGTCCGTTTGAACGTCTATAACCTGCTCGGTCAGTCGGTGGCCACTCTGGTGAACACCAGCATGGAAGCCGGACATCACACGGTTTCCTTTGACGCGAGCGGCCTGTCTTCGGGCCTGTACATCTACAAAATCGAGGTGAATGGTTATAGCGCTCTGCACAAAATGCTGCTGACGCGATAA
- a CDS encoding isoprenylcysteine carboxylmethyltransferase family protein, with protein sequence MRSVILVAVQVVAIVVMAGSGKLVPSQFWLVVLGIAGVLLAVWGIATIRLKNLRAVPEVKPGSTLVRRGPYRLIRHPMYAGLLVVGIVWMISDFSWLRLGAMVVLTADLLVKMHYEERFLQAAFPEYADYKQQTRKLIPFVY encoded by the coding sequence ATGCGCAGCGTTATTCTGGTTGCCGTGCAAGTTGTCGCCATCGTGGTGATGGCGGGCAGCGGCAAGCTGGTACCGTCGCAATTCTGGCTGGTGGTGCTGGGTATTGCGGGAGTGCTATTGGCGGTATGGGGCATTGCGACTATCCGGCTGAAGAATTTGCGAGCGGTTCCGGAGGTCAAGCCCGGGTCCACGCTGGTACGGCGCGGACCCTACCGGCTGATCCGGCACCCCATGTACGCGGGATTGCTCGTGGTGGGTATTGTGTGGATGATCAGCGACTTTTCGTGGCTGCGTCTCGGGGCAATGGTTGTGCTGACGGCAGACCTCTTGGTGAAGATGCACTATGAAGAGAGATTCCTGCAAGCGGCCTTTCCCGAGTATGCCGACTACAAGCAGCAGACAAGAAAACTGATTCCCTTCGTGTATTGA
- a CDS encoding WecB/TagA/CpsF family glycosyltransferase, giving the protein MAGTAGGNAFNIAGVRVDDVTRDDVLAAVERFVADDGLHRIVTPNVDHILHAQRDRMFKQAVNSAALSIPDGKWLQRGARLLGVNIREGIAGRLLVEPMCELAARHGWSVYILASIGNIAERAADTLRKRYPGLKIIMARSPSMRFGQDAAETAELLRELNALRPDILFLGLGAPKSEKWLYEHREQIPARVAIGVGYAFDILAGRIAECPRWITAAGMEWAYRLLKEPRRLWKRYLVRDPQFFGLLIKQRLSGGSTKWVWDASAQAPTTHP; this is encoded by the coding sequence ATGGCAGGAACGGCGGGCGGAAACGCTTTCAATATCGCAGGCGTGAGAGTCGATGACGTCACGCGGGACGATGTACTGGCGGCGGTGGAGCGGTTTGTGGCGGACGACGGGCTGCACCGGATTGTAACGCCGAACGTGGATCACATCCTTCACGCGCAGCGAGACCGGATGTTCAAGCAAGCGGTGAACAGCGCCGCGCTCTCGATCCCCGACGGCAAGTGGCTGCAACGGGGTGCGCGCCTGCTGGGAGTGAACATCCGCGAAGGAATCGCCGGCAGGCTGCTGGTGGAGCCGATGTGCGAACTGGCCGCACGCCACGGGTGGTCGGTGTATATTCTCGCGTCCATCGGAAACATTGCCGAGCGCGCCGCCGACACTTTGCGAAAGCGATACCCCGGATTGAAGATTATTATGGCGCGTTCACCGTCGATGCGTTTCGGACAGGACGCCGCGGAGACGGCGGAACTGTTGCGCGAATTGAATGCACTGCGGCCCGATATACTTTTTCTGGGACTGGGCGCGCCGAAGAGCGAGAAGTGGCTCTATGAGCACCGCGAACAGATCCCCGCGCGGGTGGCCATCGGCGTCGGATACGCGTTCGACATACTGGCGGGCCGGATCGCGGAATGTCCGCGCTGGATCACCGCGGCAGGAATGGAATGGGCCTACCGCCTGCTCAAGGAGCCGCGCCGTTTGTGGAAGCGCTATCTGGTGCGCGACCCGCAGTTTTTCGGATTATTGATCAAACAGAGACTCTCCGGCGGTTCCACCAAATGGGTGTGGGACGCTTCCGCGCAGGCTCCGACCACGCACCCCTGA
- a CDS encoding glycoside hydrolase family 20 zincin-like fold domain-containing protein, which yields MRGLPFHRILALLLLVCVARYSYAGLRDIHPRPQQMGLLASQPVALAGTPYLLIPDNPNNDEQLAVTEAQRLVSERTGQTPIVVNQSAYTGQSPAIWLGTPARFPALEAALDSTGIDGMGLITHPEEYQLVVQDGRILLAAADQRGVRWGMMSLVELMSTVMGRIYVDQAYIRDWPLFPKRIGTINTPLRIPSDVSYANLVADYSYNARMNEIEANLPECGNRSAYPTWVEYMTNLSARIRNRAQVVTMSTDATAHNVPVMWWQEGVPIRGTLMRVNGTAFVPVADGYHIVMPNGDFESWTNSRPTGWQMANDTRYAYVFRDAVTQHSGQSAIKFTGFGSNSPSDMEMYSDVYFGPSRLLKIKFWYKTSGYRGQVLINLTEMRPPYNRFDNRFLSFSAPTTQDWTLQEVSFCTYNADTGTCMIGPWCPAEGTLWLDDITFETADLSEMVRRSDTPLAVRKAGQFTTPLIEGVDYRAVETYSTTYPQYLKQPRLERLTGGQLSDGDTVSVDWSSAMRYQGGRQTECFSLLDPLLAYQDRIAALDSMLHPDGFKIHINEVSYANYDETCTSRHMTPAQLVGSYCRQMYQIIQGRRPGAPVRIYGDAFDTNVHDVRAMPVTVTPWTIGSLQELPSAVEMMAMLGYSDNLDSSMTYFNSNGHSSVMAVQLWTNYGDFIEAVRAAKRHIAACPGVQFYMWDGDCNDQLNWRIPDFGDMAWNIGPYIVHSPPQFSSRPDSIRLFAEMWTDSFHRAEPTFLTSTTLTYRWLPAGSFATVPLARTGTDGYAATIQAVPSGATGISYYLSATDHRGETHSAPADAPQRTFTAMFPLNGQPPGSENAEPVTFSVRSCGEGTLVEWPQVSGIQWYEVHAGTSPDFGEHSRTLLSRQSPSCPRYLLPPERGETPAGNMQVYGFRTPDARKQYIADRKK from the coding sequence ATGCGTGGTCTGCCCTTCCACCGTATTCTCGCTCTTTTGCTGCTGGTGTGCGTTGCCCGGTACTCCTACGCCGGACTGAGGGACATTCACCCGCGCCCGCAGCAGATGGGTTTGCTGGCCTCGCAGCCTGTTGCCCTGGCGGGAACACCCTATCTACTGATTCCGGATAATCCCAATAACGACGAACAACTGGCGGTGACGGAGGCGCAGCGGCTGGTCAGCGAGCGCACCGGCCAGACTCCGATTGTGGTCAACCAGTCCGCCTACACCGGGCAGAGTCCGGCGATCTGGCTGGGCACTCCGGCGCGATTTCCGGCGCTCGAAGCGGCTCTGGATTCGACCGGAATTGACGGGATGGGCTTGATTACGCATCCCGAAGAGTACCAGCTTGTGGTACAGGACGGCCGTATCCTGCTGGCGGCGGCGGATCAGCGCGGCGTGCGCTGGGGCATGATGTCGCTGGTGGAATTGATGTCGACTGTGATGGGGCGAATTTATGTCGATCAGGCGTACATCCGGGACTGGCCGCTGTTCCCCAAGCGGATCGGGACCATCAATACGCCGCTGCGCATCCCTTCCGATGTGAGCTATGCCAACCTCGTCGCGGATTATTCCTACAACGCGCGGATGAATGAGATCGAGGCGAATCTGCCCGAATGCGGCAATCGCAGCGCGTATCCGACGTGGGTGGAATACATGACGAACCTTTCAGCACGCATCCGGAACCGCGCGCAAGTTGTGACGATGTCCACCGATGCGACGGCGCACAATGTACCGGTCATGTGGTGGCAAGAGGGCGTTCCGATTCGCGGGACCCTGATGCGCGTGAACGGCACGGCATTTGTTCCCGTGGCGGACGGATACCACATTGTGATGCCGAACGGCGATTTCGAGAGCTGGACGAACAGCAGGCCGACAGGCTGGCAGATGGCCAACGACACCCGATATGCCTATGTTTTCCGCGATGCGGTCACCCAGCATTCCGGCCAGAGCGCGATCAAATTCACCGGATTCGGTTCGAATTCGCCCAGCGACATGGAGATGTACAGCGACGTATACTTTGGTCCAAGCCGGTTGCTGAAGATCAAGTTCTGGTATAAGACGTCCGGGTATCGGGGCCAGGTGCTGATCAATTTGACGGAAATGCGCCCGCCTTACAACCGCTTCGACAATCGTTTTCTGAGTTTCAGCGCGCCGACGACACAGGATTGGACGCTGCAAGAGGTCAGTTTCTGCACGTACAATGCCGATACGGGCACCTGCATGATCGGCCCCTGGTGTCCGGCGGAAGGCACTCTCTGGCTGGACGACATCACTTTTGAGACGGCGGATCTTTCCGAAATGGTGCGGCGTAGCGACACGCCGCTGGCGGTCAGAAAAGCGGGGCAATTCACCACACCGCTGATCGAAGGGGTGGATTACCGGGCCGTGGAGACCTACAGCACGACGTATCCGCAATATCTTAAACAGCCACGATTGGAGCGGCTGACCGGCGGACAATTGAGCGACGGCGACACAGTAAGCGTGGACTGGTCAAGCGCCATGCGGTATCAGGGCGGGCGGCAGACGGAATGTTTCAGTTTGCTGGATCCCTTGCTTGCCTATCAGGATCGTATCGCGGCTCTGGATTCCATGCTGCATCCGGACGGATTTAAAATCCACATCAACGAGGTGTCGTACGCCAATTACGATGAGACGTGCACGAGCAGGCACATGACTCCGGCGCAACTGGTGGGGAGCTATTGCCGGCAGATGTACCAGATTATTCAGGGCCGGCGGCCGGGCGCACCGGTGCGGATTTATGGCGACGCGTTTGACACCAATGTCCACGACGTGCGGGCCATGCCCGTGACGGTGACCCCCTGGACCATCGGCTCTTTACAGGAGCTTCCTTCAGCGGTCGAGATGATGGCGATGCTGGGCTATTCGGACAACCTCGACTCCAGCATGACGTACTTCAACAGCAACGGGCACTCCTCGGTCATGGCGGTTCAACTCTGGACGAATTACGGAGACTTCATAGAGGCGGTACGCGCGGCGAAACGACATATCGCGGCCTGCCCGGGCGTGCAGTTTTATATGTGGGATGGGGATTGCAACGACCAGTTGAACTGGCGCATTCCCGATTTCGGCGACATGGCGTGGAATATCGGGCCGTACATCGTGCACAGCCCGCCGCAATTCAGCTCGCGACCGGATAGTATCCGTCTGTTCGCCGAGATGTGGACGGACAGTTTTCACCGGGCAGAGCCGACGTTTCTGACGTCCACCACGCTGACCTATCGCTGGCTGCCGGCAGGGAGTTTCGCCACGGTACCGCTGGCACGGACAGGAACAGACGGCTACGCCGCGACGATTCAGGCGGTGCCGTCGGGAGCCACGGGGATCAGCTACTACCTGTCGGCCACCGACCATCGCGGCGAGACTCACAGCGCGCCGGCGGATGCGCCGCAGCGGACCTTTACGGCCATGTTTCCGTTGAACGGCCAGCCGCCGGGCAGTGAGAATGCAGAGCCGGTGACATTTTCGGTTCGAAGCTGCGGCGAGGGAACCTTGGTGGAATGGCCGCAGGTCAGCGGCATCCAGTGGTACGAAGTGCATGCAGGGACGTCGCCGGATTTTGGCGAGCATTCCCGGACACTCCTGTCGCGGCAGAGCCCGTCGTGCCCGCGGTATTTGCTGCCTCCCGAGCGTGGCGAAACACCGGCCGGGAACATGCAGGTTTACGGATTCCGAACGCCGGACGCGCGTAAGCAATACATCGCGGATCGAAAGAAGTAG
- a CDS encoding Vat family streptogramin A O-acetyltransferase: MNGPDPAQKHPMPGFPRVCFIKNTVTNPNILIGDFTYYDDPDDSENFERNVLYHYPFIGDKLIIGKFCALAQGVKFIMNGANHKLSGFSTFPFSIFAQGWERVLPQPGDLPYKGDTVIGNDVWIGYESVIMPGVKVGHGAIIAAKSFVVGKVPPYAVVGGNPAQVLRMRFSPQTIETLLQIAWWNWPVEKITRNLQHIVASDLNALRAAAQ, translated from the coding sequence ATGAACGGACCCGATCCCGCACAGAAACATCCCATGCCGGGTTTCCCCCGCGTCTGCTTTATCAAGAACACGGTCACAAATCCGAACATCCTTATCGGTGACTTTACCTACTACGATGATCCCGACGACTCGGAGAACTTCGAACGCAACGTGCTCTACCACTATCCCTTCATCGGGGATAAGCTCATCATCGGCAAGTTCTGTGCTCTGGCGCAAGGCGTCAAGTTCATTATGAACGGCGCCAATCACAAATTGTCCGGCTTCTCCACGTTTCCGTTTTCGATCTTCGCGCAAGGCTGGGAAAGGGTTCTTCCGCAGCCGGGTGACTTGCCGTACAAGGGCGATACCGTGATTGGCAACGATGTCTGGATCGGTTACGAATCCGTCATCATGCCCGGCGTGAAAGTCGGACATGGAGCCATCATTGCCGCCAAGTCCTTCGTCGTTGGCAAAGTTCCTCCCTATGCGGTGGTCGGCGGCAATCCCGCTCAGGTGTTGCGCATGCGCTTCTCTCCCCAAACCATCGAAACCCTTCTCCAAATCGCCTGGTGGAACTGGCCCGTCGAAAAGATCACGCGCAACCTCCAGCACATCGTCGCCTCGGATCTGAACGCCCTTCGGGCTGCCGCTCAATAG